The region GTTCAGTTGGACTCGGTTCTTGGTCAGGAGATATACCAGAGATAGAAACTTGATGTAAATCGTAACGAGCTGCTAGATAACCAAAAGCGGCATGTTGTGTTACTAAATCACGATTTTTAGCGGCTACTAAGGTTTCGGAAAATGTCCGATCTAATTCTGCCAACTTTGATTGATACTCTTTCGCTTGTTTTTTGTACACGTCGCTATTTTCTTGATCTAATTCAGTAATAGCTTTAGCGATAGTCTGGACTTCTGCTTGAGCTAGGACTGGGTCTAACCAGACATGGGGATCCACACCATGTGAATGAGTATGTGACTCACTTTCTTCACCTGTTTCAGTAACATCTTCCATCAACTTGATTCCTTGACTTGCTTTAATTACTTTGACCTTTGATGTATCAATACTTTTCAAAACAGATGGGACCCACGTTTCCATCTCATCTGAATTATAGACAAAAACATCAGCCTCTTGAATTTTTGCAATATCTTTCGCACTCGGTTCATAGTCGTGTGGTTCCGTCTCCCCCGTAATCAGCATCGAAACATTTCCTTTTTCACCCACTACTTGTTTACTAAAATCATACATTGGGTAAAAGGTTGTCACTACTTGGAGTTTGTCTGAGTCTGCCTCTTTTGATTTATCATTTCCACATGCGCTTAAAGTCATCAATGCTACCATCCCTAAAATAAATACCCCTAATTTATGTTTCATTCAATATTCCCTCACTTTTCTAAATCGTAATTATTACACTTTGTAAGTATAAAACAGCTTCTTTCAAAATGCAAGATAAAAAAAGTAGAAACTGTTAAATAACAGCTTCTACTTTTAGTTAATTAAATTTCAATTGTTTTTTTTCTAAAAAGTTTTGGAGCATCATAGCAATAATAGTAAAGAAAATTGGCCCAACCATCAAGAAGAATACCGTTTGATAATCTCCTTTAACTAGTGGTTGAATAACTGTAAATACTATGCTTAAAAAGATACTAGTCACTACACTAAAACTTGCCCAATAATAACTTTTTTTACTTTTTAAAACACTAAAAGAAGTATGATCAGTCTTACCTCTTTTAAAAGCAGGGAAAGAGAGCGCTACTAATAGGTAAGGTAACGACCGTGAAATATTAGTCATTAATGTTAGTTGATTATACAAATCATTAATATGTTCGCCTCCAAATGAAACTAATAAAATAAAGCCTGAAACACAAATACATTGAATCCACATAGCATTGTGATAAATTCGGTGACTGTTGCGTTGACGAACCTTAGGTGACCAATAACCAGTGGGCGTCCCACTAAGTAAACTTTTCAATGGTACATAAATAATTGATGATAATAGACCAATATAGACAAAAAATAAAGCAAAGCCAGTATAACGAACTAGTAAATGTGCCATAAATTCAGCCTTGGCCACAGGTAAGCCTGCGGCTAAAGAAACTTGATAGCCTAAATTTTCCATCAAAACGTACATTGCATTACCTAGATGAATCCCCTCACCTGACAAAACAGATTGCCAATGAACACTACTTCCCCATAACATAATCCCTAATAAGTAGTTACAAACAATTAAAAGCGTACCAATTAAGAGAGCTACTGGAAAACGACGTTTCGCATTTTTTACTTGATCTACCATACTTGCAACGGTATCAAGACCACCGAAAGCTGTAATACCAAAGGTAAAGAACGCTAAATTACCTAAAATACCACTATAATTAGGATTAGGTGAAGAAACAAAAGCAACCCCATTTCTTAAGGGTTCAGCTAACACACCGCCATTTTTAATGAGTAAAAAACCATTTCCCACTACAGCAATTGCAAATAAAGTTAACACTAATGTCCCACCAAGTAACATCATCCTGGTTACTTGCTTGAACCCTAAATTAACTAATTTAGTCACAACAATCACAGCTAAAACTGCCATAATCCCCACAATTTGACGATTTGAAAGGCCCATAAAGTGCCAGTCACTTTTAGTTTGATCTTGCCCAAAAATAAAAATAGAAAAAGGAATCCATAATTTCATAAAAACGCTAGTCATCCATAAAATATAGCTACTGTACCATAAGAAGGTTGCAATGAAAGCTGGACGTTCAGATAATGACGATTTTAGCCATGTATAAAGGCCACCTTCTTGATCCTTATAAGTTGATGATAATTCCGACACAATAAATGTATACGGAATAAAAAACACCAATGCTGCAATAATATACCATGGTATCGCCGCATAGCCCATTAAGAAGAAGGCATTTGACATGGCTGAAAACGAATAAACGGTTGTAGTAATCATTAAAATCAATCTAAATTGTGACAATGAAACTTCCTTACTATCTAACATACTCTATCTCTCTTTTCTTATATAAGTTCAATTCTTTTATTGTCTATCACTTTATAAGTCCCCTGAGGAATGTCGATATCCCAAAACTCTTGATCTTTTTCAACTAATTGACATATAAGTCTTAAAACCCCTAGATGACTGACGATTAGAATATTGGTTTCTGGCTCTTCTCTGAGACTCCTATAAATATCCCTAAATACTTTTTCTACACGTTCCTTAAATTGGACAAAAGATTCGGCTTGTGGCGGTGTAATAGTAAAAGGCTGTTCTAACCAAGCTGCCCATTCTTTAGGAAAAGTTGCTTCAATCTCGTCAGCAGATAATCCTTCCCACAGACCAAACCCTTTTTCTCCTAACTCCCGCATCATTATAAAATCAGTTGCCGATTTTTGCGTCACTAATTCTGCCATTTCAATGGTTCGCTTCAAATGACTCGTGTAAATTTTTGAAAATGTTATTTTGTTCAATTGTTCCTGTAAAGATTGACCCTGCACTATCCCTTGCTCATTTAATGAGATATCCAATTCACCATAAAACTTACGCTCGCGATTTAAATTAGTTTCACCATGCCTGATTAGATAAATCATGTCAAAAATCCTCTTGTAGCAAAATAAATTGCTAAAAAGACGACTTGACTGATACAGCCATACGCTCCTAACGTATCACCATTTAGACCAGCTACTTTCTGATAAACCATTCTTTTATATAGTAAACCTACTAAAAATACCCCTAAGTATCCTAACAAGCCTGCCAAACCAAAGAATACGTATAAAATAACTATTGAAAATAATTGGGCTCCCAAAACGCATACGGTGGGTACATTTAAAAATGTGGTACCTAAACCTTGAGTTGATCCCGCATATTTCATTTTATAAAATAATAAAGAAATACCAGTTTTACCGATCAAACTAAAACTAATAACTAGAAGTACTCCTAGTTTTGGGGTTATAATTTGGGCAAACGATTGGACAATTAATAACAACGTTCCATAATAAAAAATTAAAGCTAAGACCCCATTACTACCAATGCGGCTATCTTTCATGATTTCTAACATACGTTCCTTTTTACGTGAAGAAAATAGCCCATCAGCCATATCAGCCAAAGCATCCAAATGAAAACCGCCGGTAATCATTGCATCTACTAATAAAATGATAAAAAATGCAAGTGGGACTGGAAATAAAAAACTTAAACCATAATAAATAAGGGCTTCTAGCCCCCCAATTAAAAAGCCAAATAAGGTAAACCAGTGAATACCATGGCGCATTTTTTCAATAGGTTCATCAATCCCAATTGGGATGGGAATTCTTGTGAAAAATTGGGTGTATAAGATAAGGGCTTTAATCATTTTATTTTTTGAGGAAGACCGCTTATAACAAAATAAACAGCATCCGCCTCCTTTGCTAAATATTGATTGACACGTCCTAAAATATCACGGAACAATCGGCCGAATTTGTTCATAGGAACCAGCCCTAAACCAATTTCATTGGTCACAATGAAACAGTTCTCTGCCCGACTATTCTTCAACTCTGCAATAATTTTTTTCCACTCCACCATAATTTCTTTTTCCAATTTATTCACATCTGTCATTGACATTTTTTCGATAAACTCATCATATTCTGTTGGAGATAAGTCAAATGTTTTTCCTAATAAGTAGAAAAAATAATTGGTTGTAAATAACGTTGCACAATCAAATAAATAACTGCACGTTTCTTTTTGGTGTTCCTTGAAAAAAGTAGGTAAATTTAAATAGCCTTCATGAGTCTGCCATTGACTAGGTCTTTGTAAACGGTGATGATGAATTCTATCTTGCATTTCCTGATCATTTGGATCTGATATCCCTGTTGCAATATAATATACCAATTCTTTTTCTATTAGCTGAGATTCTGCATAACGAGACTTCCCACTCCTAGCTCCTCCTGTTACGACGGTTAATTGTCCCATCATCTCTCCTCCTTAACATAGCCTATAAACTTTAACCCTAACTTTAGTTGCTCAATTTGTTCTTGCTTAGTTGATGAAACACCTATTACTAAAACGGTCGCCGGTCCGGCTGATTTTTTTAACTCTAAAGTATCAGACTGCTCCTCTGCCAATTCAAAAGTCAATTGGCTAGATTTCGCAAGTTCTTCAGCTTCATGTAAGATACCTTTAGAACCAACTGGTAAGATTTCTAAAATACCGGGTACTTCCAATAAATTAGCCAATTCAGCATAAGAAAAAATCATATCACGATGAGCTACAACCTCTTTTCCAACAAAAGGTTGCCCAACATAATACACTGCGTCACCTGCTTTTAAACAACCAATACGTTTTTGATTCGCAAGTACTTTTCCTATAACAGTAATTCCTAAACTAGACATCACTGTTGGCATATTTTCTTCCGTACTACCATTTATTGGTAGGTTACTTAGACCTGCACGGGTCAACTCCTCTTTAATTCCCTCGAGCATTTTCTTACCTGTCGTATCATACTCATTTCCTATGACATCAATTACTGCAATTGGTTGAGCTCCAATCGCTAATACTTCTAATAAAGGAACTCTCAAACAAAAGGCGGCAGTAATCGCTGGTGAGGTTTTCACACAATCGCCTTTTTTCTCTCCAATCGCTGCACTGCTATCACAAGCAATTACTAACTCTTCCTTACCGTCCAACGGTATGATCGTCAAATCACGGTACTGTGTCATGATCATCACTCCTAATTTCCTTTAATAATTTCTTTTATCAAGGCTTTCATTGTACACTCTCTAGCTTCATACGTCACTTCACAATCCACGGATTGAATTGCTTTAGTCGTAATTGGACCAATTGAAGCAAATTTTAAAGGTAGGTTAGTTGTTTGATAACAGTCATAAAAATGATGCCAGGCAGAGGGACTACAAAAAATCACCGTAGCATCACTAGGTCTAGTATTTAGCCAAGCAGTTAACTCTTCTCTTGCATTTTCTGTAAAAACATTGTCATATAAAGTAAAGGCATCAATCCTATGACCAGCTTTTCTTAACTCAGTTTGAACCAATTGTCTTGATAACCTACTTTGCGGAAACAAGACATATTGGGCTGTTATTTGCTGCTCTAGCCATTCTGCTACAAAATATTCCGAGGTAAAAATATCTGGATAATAAGCTCTCTGTTGATCATTTTTTCGTAAAGCTTCATAAGTTTTCTCACCGATGACAGCTAACTTAGCAGTCATCGGAATTTCATCAAATGCTTCATAAAAGAAATTTACAGCAGCCGCACTTGTTAAAAAAATCCAGTCATAAGTAATTTTTCGAGGTAGATCTTTGGGTAAATTTGGTAACAAACTTAAGGAAATTAAGGGAATATCACTAATTCTAAAACCCAAAGATAACAACTCACGTTTCATGTTGGACGAAAGAGGCTGTTGGCGTGTGAAAAGTAATTCTCTAACCATTTATTTCGCGGAATTTTTTGATTAATTCCTTCGCACCTTGTTTATTAAATAACTCTGCGGTGGTCTCTCCTAATTGGTTAGGATTTTCATTTTGGACGGTCTCTTTTAAAATAATCGAACCATCCCCATTACTTAACAGTCCTGTTAGAGTCAATTTCCCTTCTATTAACTCACTATAAGCCCCAATTGGAAAAGTACAACTTCCATCCATTTGGCTTAGAAAAACACGCTCAGCACTCACACATTTTCTAGTCTCTGGACAGTCAATAGCTTTTAATAATTCAATAACATCTTGGCGGTCACTGCGACATTCAATTCCTAAAGCACCTTGTCCGACAGCTGGGACGCACAGGTCTTTTGTAAGACGGATCCCTGTCACTTTATCTTGCCACCCAAGACGATTAAGACCCGCCTCAGCTAAAATAATGGCATCATAGTCTTCTTCATGTAATTTACGATAACGAGAATCAATATTACCACGAATATTTTTCAACTGCAGATCTGGTCGCCAAGCAAGTAACTGTGCCCCTCTTCTTACACTACTTGTTCCAATAATGCTATTTAGCGGTAGCTCATCTAAACTAGCTAAAGGTTCTTTCGAAATTAATAAATCCCATGGACTATTACGTTTCGGAATAGCAGCCAGTGTCACCTCAGGTGGTAAGTATGAGGGCACATCTTTCATACTATGAACAGCAAAATCAATTTCTCCTGCTAGAATGGCCGCCTCAATTTGTTTCATAAAGACACCCTTGCCACCAATTTCTGATAGATGAACATCAACTAAACGATCGCCTTTTGTTACAATTCCTTTAATTTCAATCTCAATATCTGGAAATTTTTCTTGAATCAAGGCTACAGTTTGTTTGGTTTGTGTCATTGCTAATTGACTTTTTCTCGAGCCAACAATATATTTTTTCTTCAAATCGCCACTTCTTTCTACATGCGTCATTGACATGAACTTAGTCTTACTTTGCCAAATATTGCATTAATTTTTCTTTTATTTTCTTACTTAGACTTGGATTTTTACCGTAAGTCGAAATACCAAGTAAATAATCTTCTGTTTTAATGGTTGCCATATTAAAAAAGTTGGAGTTTCTTTGATTGCTCGTATCATTCACTAATTGTCCCTTTTGACAAGCAGCTACAACTTTTTGATTCACTTCTTGATCGTCTGTACAAGCAAACACTAACCAAAAGCCATGAACTATTTTTTCGTCAAATACTCCCTTAATCCAAGTAAAAACAGTTGGATCTAACCCTTCAGCCAGGCTTGGACTAACAACTGTTACCTCAGCACCATTTTCTAATAATTCTTGAATTTTTCGTTTCGCAATCCTACCACCACCAACCACTAAAACTGGTTGATTTTTGATAGCTAGCATGACCGGATAAGCTGCTACCATCTTACACATCACTTCTTTTACTTCTGAAGATTTTAGGGCTGTTTGTATACAATACTTCATCACCTGCTTCTCGTAAATTCGCTACTCGAGCGATGACAAATAAATAATCTGATAAACGATTAATATACACTAAAACCTGTGGGTTAATATCTTCGCTCTGGGACATTAAAGTCACAATTCGTCTTTCTGCCCGTCTAGCTACTGTACGAGCAATATGTAACTGTGCCGCCAAAGGTGTTCCCCCTGGTATAATAAAATGTTCAATTTTAGGGGTTTCCTTTAAATGACTATCAATTAATTTTTCTAAATGAACGACTGCTTCTTGCTTTAGCTTAAAAGGGCGATGAAAATCTGGTACAGCCAAATCACTGCCACAATCAAAAATTTCTTGTTGAATCAGTAGCACTTCTTGCTTTATTTCCCACTCATCAGGTATCAGAGTTAACGCTTGACCAACAATGGCACATAATTCGTCAATTGTCCCATAGCTTTCTACTCTAATGTCATCTTTTTTAAGTCTTTTACCACTCACAATTCGAGTATAACCCGTGTCACCATATTTTGTATAAATACGCATTACGAATCCTTTCCATACTTAGCCATTTCAGCATAAACAAACTCTAAATCTAGATTGTCACGCATAGCTTGAGCTAACTTAGTATATTCACGATCTTTTTGAGTTTCTAATGATTCGGTATTGCCAACTATTTCAGTCAATCCCTTGTTTACCCGTAAACGATTTAACAATTCACGAGACCAACTGATATTATCAAATATCCCATGAAGATATGTTCCAACAATGCTATTATCTTCTGATACAACACCATCATAACGCTCAGTTTCTTGGCCATTTTCTCGTGTGATTTTAGCAAAGCTAGCTAATTTCCCACTTTTATCTCGGGTTTCACCCATGTGAATTTCGTAACCTTTGACTAAGTGTTTACTGACGTTTGCTTCGACTTGAGTTGTTACTTTTTCTTCTAAAAAAGTAGTCTCAAGAGGTAATAAACTAAGACCTGGAACAGACATACTCCCTTCGCTTAAAACCTCTCCTAATAATTGATACCCACCACAAATACCAACAATTTGCGAACCGCGAGCATGACAATCATTAATCGCTTTGGCTAAGCCACTTTCTTTAAGATAGACAGCATCTTCAACTGTATTTTTCGTCCCTGGAATCACTAGTAAGTCTGGTTGCTTTAGGTCACTTAATTTTTTAACATAGCGTAATGACACATCTGGCTGTTGTTCTAAACTACGCATATCAGTGAAATTGGACATTCTAGGCAAACTAATCACGGCAATATCTAATTCTTTACTTTCATCAAACTGAGTTTGCTTTGTCGATAATACAACACTATCTTCCTCATCAATATCTAGGGAAAGATATGGCATAACCCCAATTATAGGGACACCCGTTAACTCTTCAATCATCTCTAAACCTGACTCTAATAATTTTTTGTCGCCTCTAAATTTATTAATCACAACACCTATCACACGTCTCTTATCTTCTGGTTTCATTAAGGCTAATGTGCCATAAATACTAGCAAAAACGCCACCTTTATCAATATCAGCGACTAAAATAACTGGCGCATCAACTAATTTTGCCATCCCCATATTAACAATATCACGATCATTGAGATTTATCTCAGCGGGGCTACCTGCTCCTTCTATTACAATTCGATCGTTTTCTTGTCTTAGTTCATCGTAAACTGACTTAATTTGAGGCAATAAGGTTAACTTATAATCATGATATTCTAATACGTTCATATCTTTTAATACTTTTCCTAAAAAAACCACTTGTGACTGTTGATCAGTAGATGGTTTCAATAAAACTGGATTCATGCGAACATCTGGGGCAATCCCTGCTGCTTCTGCTTGGAAAACTTGGGCGCGTCCCATCTCATCCCCAGTTGCTGTTATATATGAATTTAACGCCATATTTTGAGATTTAAAAGGGACTACATCATAACCATCTTCCTTAAAGACTCGACATAATCCAGCTGCTAAGACACTTTTACCAGCATCTGAAGCTGTCCCTTGTACCATAATTGCCTGCGCTTTGTTCATTACTACCTCACCCTCTCATTCTTTTTTGTTTTGTTGTGAAAAAAATGATTGTTCATTTTCAAATAATGGCAAGTTGAACTGCTGATGAATTTTAACAAGCCATGGTTGCTCTAAATTTGCTTGTAGTAATAGTTCACGATCAATAAAGGCTGTCTCCTTAGTTCCTTGAGTTAGTAATTTCCCATCGGCTAATAAATAAAAATAATCACAACAATCATAAACCAGATCCATGTCATGACTAGAAATGATAATGTTTTTTCCTTGCTTAGCCAAGCGATTAATAACTGACATCATCAAACGTCTACCTTCAGGATCTAAACCGGCAGTTGGCTCATCTAATAACAACCATTTGCTCTCCAAAGCTAAGGCGCCTGCAATGGCTACTCTTTTTTTTTGTCCATAACTGAGATATTGAACCGGTTTTTCTTTAAGGTGGCTAATCCCTAATTCTAATAAAACTTTATCAACTCGATGTGTTATCTCCGCTTCTTCATACCCTAAATTTCTTAAAGCAAAAGCCACATCATCTTTGACAATTGAATAAAAAATCTGTTGATCTGGATTTTGAAATACTAGAGAAACTTCTTGTCGATAAATATACAAATCCTTTTTTTTATAAGAGAGAGGTTTACCTTGATAAGCAATCATTCCTTTTTGTGGCTTTAATAATCCCATTAATGATAGAAATAAGGTCGATTTACCTGAACCATTGGCACCTAATAAACCATAAACATGACCTTCCTTAAACTCTAACGTTAAATCTTTTAAAATTGTTTGACCTTCTTGATAAGAATAGGCTACTTTTTTTACCTCTAACATCTCAGCTTACCTCCCTATTGGAAATTCTCCATCATAAAATTTAATTTCTAAGGCAACCGACATTTGCTGAAACTGTTCTAACATTTGAATCACTAACAAACGACCTAATTGTGCCATACTTAAATAACTGGTTTTTAAATTATGGTAACCAAAACGTAGTTGCTGACTTTTATAAATCATATGTGTTACCTCTAAAAAGATAAAAATAAACCGATACATTAACATTGTAATTTCAATAAAAAAATCTGGTAAATGTAGCTTACTCATCACTTGAATAATCTGTTGAAAAGGAACTGTGAAAATAAAAAAATAAGTGCAAACTAAACAACTAAGAGAACGAATACACAGTTGATAAGCCATTGCTAGACTAGCTGGTGTCACACCTATATAATAATGACCTACAAGAATAGCATGACTAAAACTAACCGGATTTTTAGATCCGGTTAGCATGATTGTCACTAAGCTAATTAATAAAAAAGGAAGTGGGACAAGGAACCATTTAAAGTAACGCTTAAAAGATAAACGTGCCACATACATTGTTAAACTACCTACAAATAACATCATTCCCAATTGAATCGCAGGAAAACTGAGTAAACAAATTAACAACAAAATTAAATAAAAAAATGATTTCTTACACGGACTTACTTTTAACAATCTATTTTGATAAGCAATTTGATCAATGATCAACATTTTTTTCTTTCCCTTTACCTTTGTAATACCCAATTGCATAGGCAATAATTCCTACTCCAATGCTACCTTGCAAGGTGAATAATAGACTCTCAATCTCACCACTTTTAGGTTCATAGATTGGCTCAAACCAAGGTTCATAATCAGGACGTAGCTCAGTAATTAATGTTTCAGCCGCATCATCTGATCCACCATACTCTCCAGTTGAATTAAAAACAAAGGCACTAATCATTAAAATAACAACAATTGCAATCAACGTTAAATTCTTTTTCATTAGTTAGTTCCCCCTTTTAATTGAGCATGTGGCATATATTCAGCGATTAAATTATACATAACAACAGTCAATAGGCCTTCTGCTATAGCAATCGGGATTTGAGTCAAACAAAAAATCCCCATAAATTTAACGATCGTTCCAAAAACACCTAAGCCCGCATCTGGAAAAACAACACCTAATTGAATAGAAGTTGTTAGATAGGTAGCTAAATCTGCTAAAGCTGCACATAAAAAGATTGAAACAGATTGACTTAAATTAACTTTACGCGCTAATTTATAAATACCATATCCGACAAAAGGTCCAACAACTGCCATTGAAAATGCATTTGCTCCTAATGTTGATAAACCACCATGTGCTAACAATAAAGCTTGGAATAATAGACAAATAGTACCAAGTACACTAATAACAGATGGACCAAAGAATAAGGTACCAATCCCAACACCCGTTGGGTGAGAAGTTGATCCTGTCACTGATGGTAATTTTAAAGCGGATAAAATAAAAATAAAGGCACCTGATAGAGCTAATAACATTTTACTTTCAGGGTTCTTTTGAACAATTTTACGCATATTAAGTAAACCGTAAATAAAGAAAGGAATAAAGACTGCAAACCAAAAGGCACACCAAGCAGGAGGTAAAAATCCTTCCATAATATGCATAGCATTTGCTTGTTCTGGTTCACCAACTGTTAAGA is a window of Vagococcus intermedius DNA encoding:
- a CDS encoding metal ABC transporter substrate-binding protein gives rise to the protein MKHKLGVFILGMVALMTLSACGNDKSKEADSDKLQVVTTFYPMYDFSKQVVGEKGNVSMLITGETEPHDYEPSAKDIAKIQEADVFVYNSDEMETWVPSVLKSIDTSKVKVIKASQGIKLMEDVTETGEESESHTHSHGVDPHVWLDPVLAQAEVQTIAKAITELDQENSDVYKKQAKEYQSKLAELDRTFSETLVAAKNRDLVTQHAAFGYLAARYDLHQVSISGISPDQEPSPTELAKIEDFVKKEQVHYIYTEELASTKIAKTIASATGAELLNLNTLEGLSKAKQEQGADYLSVMKENLEALSKSIK
- the yjeM gene encoding glutamate/gamma-aminobutyrate family transporter YjeM — encoded protein: MLDSKEVSLSQFRLILMITTTVYSFSAMSNAFFLMGYAAIPWYIIAALVFFIPYTFIVSELSSTYKDQEGGLYTWLKSSLSERPAFIATFLWYSSYILWMTSVFMKLWIPFSIFIFGQDQTKSDWHFMGLSNRQIVGIMAVLAVIVVTKLVNLGFKQVTRMMLLGGTLVLTLFAIAVVGNGFLLIKNGGVLAEPLRNGVAFVSSPNPNYSGILGNLAFFTFGITAFGGLDTVASMVDQVKNAKRRFPVALLIGTLLIVCNYLLGIMLWGSSVHWQSVLSGEGIHLGNAMYVLMENLGYQVSLAAGLPVAKAEFMAHLLVRYTGFALFFVYIGLLSSIIYVPLKSLLSGTPTGYWSPKVRQRNSHRIYHNAMWIQCICVSGFILLVSFGGEHINDLYNQLTLMTNISRSLPYLLVALSFPAFKRGKTDHTSFSVLKSKKSYYWASFSVVTSIFLSIVFTVIQPLVKGDYQTVFFLMVGPIFFTIIAMMLQNFLEKKQLKFN
- a CDS encoding histidine phosphatase family protein encodes the protein MIYLIRHGETNLNRERKFYGELDISLNEQGIVQGQSLQEQLNKITFSKIYTSHLKRTIEMAELVTQKSATDFIMMRELGEKGFGLWEGLSADEIEATFPKEWAAWLEQPFTITPPQAESFVQFKERVEKVFRDIYRSLREEPETNILIVSHLGVLRLICQLVEKDQEFWDIDIPQGTYKVIDNKRIELI
- the cobS gene encoding adenosylcobinamide-GDP ribazoletransferase; the encoded protein is MIKALILYTQFFTRIPIPIGIDEPIEKMRHGIHWFTLFGFLIGGLEALIYYGLSFLFPVPLAFFIILLVDAMITGGFHLDALADMADGLFSSRKKERMLEIMKDSRIGSNGVLALIFYYGTLLLIVQSFAQIITPKLGVLLVISFSLIGKTGISLLFYKMKYAGSTQGLGTTFLNVPTVCVLGAQLFSIVILYVFFGLAGLLGYLGVFLVGLLYKRMVYQKVAGLNGDTLGAYGCISQVVFLAIYFATRGFLT
- the cobU gene encoding bifunctional adenosylcobinamide kinase/adenosylcobinamide-phosphate guanylyltransferase, coding for MGQLTVVTGGARSGKSRYAESQLIEKELVYYIATGISDPNDQEMQDRIHHHRLQRPSQWQTHEGYLNLPTFFKEHQKETCSYLFDCATLFTTNYFFYLLGKTFDLSPTEYDEFIEKMSMTDVNKLEKEIMVEWKKIIAELKNSRAENCFIVTNEIGLGLVPMNKFGRLFRDILGRVNQYLAKEADAVYFVISGLPQKIK
- a CDS encoding uroporphyrinogen-III synthase codes for the protein MVRELLFTRQQPLSSNMKRELLSLGFRISDIPLISLSLLPNLPKDLPRKITYDWIFLTSAAAVNFFYEAFDEIPMTAKLAVIGEKTYEALRKNDQQRAYYPDIFTSEYFVAEWLEQQITAQYVLFPQSRLSRQLVQTELRKAGHRIDAFTLYDNVFTENAREELTAWLNTRPSDATVIFCSPSAWHHFYDCYQTTNLPLKFASIGPITTKAIQSVDCEVTYEARECTMKALIKEIIKGN
- the hemC gene encoding hydroxymethylbilane synthase, producing the protein MSMTHVERSGDLKKKYIVGSRKSQLAMTQTKQTVALIQEKFPDIEIEIKGIVTKGDRLVDVHLSEIGGKGVFMKQIEAAILAGEIDFAVHSMKDVPSYLPPEVTLAAIPKRNSPWDLLISKEPLASLDELPLNSIIGTSSVRRGAQLLAWRPDLQLKNIRGNIDSRYRKLHEEDYDAIILAEAGLNRLGWQDKVTGIRLTKDLCVPAVGQGALGIECRSDRQDVIELLKAIDCPETRKCVSAERVFLSQMDGSCTFPIGAYSELIEGKLTLTGLLSNGDGSIILKETVQNENPNQLGETTAELFNKQGAKELIKKFREING
- a CDS encoding precorrin-2 dehydrogenase/sirohydrochlorin ferrochelatase family protein; its protein translation is MCKMVAAYPVMLAIKNQPVLVVGGGRIAKRKIQELLENGAEVTVVSPSLAEGLDPTVFTWIKGVFDEKIVHGFWLVFACTDDQEVNQKVVAACQKGQLVNDTSNQRNSNFFNMATIKTEDYLLGISTYGKNPSLSKKIKEKLMQYLAK
- a CDS encoding cob(I)yrinic acid a,c-diamide adenosyltransferase, producing MRIYTKYGDTGYTRIVSGKRLKKDDIRVESYGTIDELCAIVGQALTLIPDEWEIKQEVLLIQQEIFDCGSDLAVPDFHRPFKLKQEAVVHLEKLIDSHLKETPKIEHFIIPGGTPLAAQLHIARTVARRAERRIVTLMSQSEDINPQVLVYINRLSDYLFVIARVANLREAGDEVLYTNSPKIFRSKRSDV
- a CDS encoding cobyric acid synthase, whose amino-acid sequence is MNKAQAIMVQGTASDAGKSVLAAGLCRVFKEDGYDVVPFKSQNMALNSYITATGDEMGRAQVFQAEAAGIAPDVRMNPVLLKPSTDQQSQVVFLGKVLKDMNVLEYHDYKLTLLPQIKSVYDELRQENDRIVIEGAGSPAEINLNDRDIVNMGMAKLVDAPVILVADIDKGGVFASIYGTLALMKPEDKRRVIGVVINKFRGDKKLLESGLEMIEELTGVPIIGVMPYLSLDIDEEDSVVLSTKQTQFDESKELDIAVISLPRMSNFTDMRSLEQQPDVSLRYVKKLSDLKQPDLLVIPGTKNTVEDAVYLKESGLAKAINDCHARGSQIVGICGGYQLLGEVLSEGSMSVPGLSLLPLETTFLEEKVTTQVEANVSKHLVKGYEIHMGETRDKSGKLASFAKITRENGQETERYDGVVSEDNSIVGTYLHGIFDNISWSRELLNRLRVNKGLTEIVGNTESLETQKDREYTKLAQAMRDNLDLEFVYAEMAKYGKDS
- a CDS encoding energy-coupling factor ABC transporter ATP-binding protein; amino-acid sequence: MLEVKKVAYSYQEGQTILKDLTLEFKEGHVYGLLGANGSGKSTLFLSLMGLLKPQKGMIAYQGKPLSYKKKDLYIYRQEVSLVFQNPDQQIFYSIVKDDVAFALRNLGYEEAEITHRVDKVLLELGISHLKEKPVQYLSYGQKKRVAIAGALALESKWLLLDEPTAGLDPEGRRLMMSVINRLAKQGKNIIISSHDMDLVYDCCDYFYLLADGKLLTQGTKETAFIDRELLLQANLEQPWLVKIHQQFNLPLFENEQSFFSQQNKKE
- the cbiQ gene encoding cobalt ECF transporter T component CbiQ; amino-acid sequence: MLIIDQIAYQNRLLKVSPCKKSFFYLILLLICLLSFPAIQLGMMLFVGSLTMYVARLSFKRYFKWFLVPLPFLLISLVTIMLTGSKNPVSFSHAILVGHYYIGVTPASLAMAYQLCIRSLSCLVCTYFFIFTVPFQQIIQVMSKLHLPDFFIEITMLMYRFIFIFLEVTHMIYKSQQLRFGYHNLKTSYLSMAQLGRLLVIQMLEQFQQMSVALEIKFYDGEFPIGR